The Lysobacter gummosus sequence TGCTCGCCTCCGCCCACCACCTGCTGGTGTTCGCCCTGATCGCGATGCTGGTGGCCGAATCGGTGCTGCTGCGCGGCCCTATCGACGCGACGGTGTTGCGCCGCCTGGCCGGGCTCGACTCCGGTTACGGCGCCAGCGCGGTGCTGCTGCTGGTGGTCGGCCTGTCGCGGCTGAAGTTCGGCGTCAAAGGCCTCGACTTCTACGAGCACAACCCGTGGTTCCACGCCAAGCTCGGCGCCTTCATCCTGATCGCGCTGCTGTCGATCCTGCCGACCGTGCGCTTCCTGCGCTGGCGCAAGGCGCTCAAGGCCGATCCGAACTTCCTGCCGGCCGCGAGCGAAGTCGGCACCCTGCGCCTGCTGATCCGCTTCGAGCTGGTACTGGTCGCGGTGATCCTGGTCTGCGCCGCGGCGATGGCGCGCTTCGGCGGGTTCTGAGCGCACCGCCGCGATCCGCGACGCCGCCCCGATCGGACGGCGCCGCGGCCTGAGCCGAAGACTCAGGGCGTAACCAGGGTCAATCCGTACTGCTGCAGGATCGGGTTCACCGGCTGGAACCAGCTCACCTGAAAGATCCCCGTGCCGCAGTTGTTCTGCGCGCCTGGCGCGATGCTGGCGAGCGACAGCACGCCTTGCGCCTGCTCA is a genomic window containing:
- a CDS encoding DUF2214 family protein produces the protein MLTDLLLASAHHLLVFALIAMLVAESVLLRGPIDATVLRRLAGLDSGYGASAVLLLVVGLSRLKFGVKGLDFYEHNPWFHAKLGAFILIALLSILPTVRFLRWRKALKADPNFLPAASEVGTLRLLIRFELVLVAVILVCAAAMARFGGF